One genomic segment of Clostridium saccharoperbutylacetonicum N1-4(HMT) includes these proteins:
- the pdxT gene encoding pyridoxal 5'-phosphate synthase glutaminase subunit PdxT, with the protein MKVGVLSLQGDVLEHLNQIKHLGHIGVEVKKEKDLNDIDAIILPGGESTTIGKLLKITGLMEPLRNKIRNGLPTWGTCAGMILLADEIEGQEEYLKVMNIKVRRNAFGTQIDSFRVYESISTVSEEKIELVFIRAPYIVDVKETVEVLCKIDNNIVAAREGNIVVTSFHPEVTDDLRFLDYFLTSSCMNYG; encoded by the coding sequence ATGAAGGTTGGGGTTTTGTCTCTGCAGGGGGATGTTTTAGAGCATTTAAATCAGATAAAGCATTTAGGACATATAGGAGTTGAAGTTAAGAAGGAAAAAGATTTAAATGATATTGATGCAATAATATTGCCAGGAGGAGAAAGTACAACTATTGGAAAACTATTGAAAATAACAGGATTAATGGAACCATTAAGGAATAAAATAAGAAATGGACTTCCAACTTGGGGAACATGTGCAGGAATGATATTATTGGCAGATGAGATAGAAGGGCAAGAAGAATATCTTAAAGTAATGAATATTAAAGTAAGAAGAAATGCATTTGGAACTCAAATAGATAGTTTTAGAGTTTATGAATCAATTAGTACAGTATCTGAAGAAAAAATAGAACTTGTTTTTATTAGAGCACCATATATAGTAGATGTAAAAGAAACTGTAGAAGTATTATGTAAGATAGATAATAATATAGTAGCTGCAAGAGAAGGAAATATTGTAGTCACTTCTTTTCATCCTGAAGTAACAGATGATTTAAGATTTTTGGATTACTTTTTGACAAGCAGCTGCATGAATTATGGATAA
- the pdxS gene encoding pyridoxal 5'-phosphate synthase lyase subunit PdxS, which yields MGRESINKNLAQMLKGGVIMDVTNKEEAIIAEKAGACAVMALERVPSDIRKEGGVARMSDPKMIKEIQEAVSIPVMAKVRIGHFVEAQILEALNIDFIDESEVLTPADDKYHINKETFKVPFVCGATNIGEALRRIGEGSSMIRTKGEAGTGDIVQAVKHMRTMTEEIKKIQSSSKEELMTLAKNFGAPYELIKYVWENGKLPVVNFAAGGIATPADAALMMQLGSDGVFVGSGIFKSDNPEKRARAIVLATTYYNDSEKLAEVSADLGNAMSGISAEEVKTQYAERGW from the coding sequence ATGGGAAGAGAATCAATAAATAAAAATCTTGCTCAAATGTTAAAGGGTGGCGTTATTATGGATGTCACAAACAAAGAAGAAGCTATAATTGCAGAAAAAGCTGGGGCATGTGCAGTAATGGCTCTTGAAAGAGTTCCTTCAGATATAAGAAAAGAAGGTGGAGTTGCCAGGATGTCAGATCCTAAAATGATTAAGGAGATTCAGGAGGCAGTATCTATTCCAGTTATGGCTAAAGTCAGAATAGGGCATTTTGTGGAAGCTCAAATATTAGAAGCTCTGAATATTGACTTCATAGATGAAAGCGAAGTACTTACGCCTGCAGATGATAAATACCATATAAATAAAGAAACTTTTAAAGTTCCGTTTGTTTGTGGTGCAACGAATATTGGCGAAGCACTAAGAAGAATTGGTGAAGGTTCATCAATGATAAGAACTAAAGGTGAAGCAGGTACAGGAGATATAGTACAAGCAGTTAAGCATATGAGAACGATGACTGAGGAAATAAAGAAAATACAAAGTTCATCAAAAGAAGAGTTAATGACTTTAGCTAAAAATTTTGGAGCACCATATGAGTTAATTAAATACGTTTGGGAAAATGGTAAATTACCTGTTGTTAACTTCGCAGCCGGAGGAATTGCAACGCCAGCAGATGCAGCTCTTATGATGCAGTTAGGCAGTGATGGTGTATTTGTGGGTTCAGGAATATTTAAATCTGATAATCCAGAAAAAAGAGCAAGAGCTATTGTATTGGCTACTACTTATTATAATGATTCTGAAAAATTAGCAGAAGTTTCTGCAGATTTAGGAAATGCAATGAGTGGAATCTCAGCAGAAGAGGTAAAGACTCAATATGCTGAAAGAGGATGGTAA
- a CDS encoding TRM11 family SAM-dependent methyltransferase, translated as MDKDKLDDNNYKKYFYYIKYPVFEEALCKLEIKCLFGETLSEKYLFSDFYICPSRSPFIKEMISVVYEEDSLEQIMKNIIGDKLAYDNFKVCYLRTEYGDIDYEERLKSLSQIGFVITGEPEIHNPKIILGITRINGKWIFGKYEKNDYEWHIHDKKPYSYSNSLSVRVARALVNIAVRNNLELKLIDPCCGVGTVILEALSMEINVVGCELNMSIAENAKKNLKFYGYEDVITNGDMNEIEERYDVAIIDLPYGLFTPTTIEEQTALIRSARKISDRLVLVTFEDMDNYIMDAGFKIVDKSYVCKGKFKRYINVCE; from the coding sequence TTGGATAAAGATAAATTAGATGATAATAATTATAAAAAGTACTTCTACTACATTAAGTATCCTGTGTTTGAAGAAGCTTTATGCAAGCTGGAGATTAAGTGTCTTTTCGGAGAAACTCTAAGTGAAAAATACTTGTTTTCAGATTTTTACATTTGCCCGTCAAGGAGTCCTTTTATAAAAGAAATGATATCAGTTGTATATGAAGAGGATTCATTAGAGCAAATAATGAAAAATATCATAGGGGATAAATTAGCATATGATAATTTTAAGGTTTGTTACTTAAGAACAGAATATGGGGATATAGATTATGAGGAAAGACTTAAAAGCTTGAGTCAAATTGGATTTGTAATAACAGGGGAACCAGAAATTCACAATCCTAAGATTATTCTTGGGATTACAAGGATTAATGGAAAGTGGATATTTGGTAAGTATGAGAAAAATGATTATGAGTGGCATATTCATGATAAGAAACCCTACTCATATTCGAATTCTTTGAGTGTGAGAGTGGCTAGAGCACTAGTAAATATAGCAGTTAGAAACAACTTGGAGTTAAAGTTAATAGATCCATGTTGCGGAGTAGGGACAGTTATTCTTGAAGCTCTTTCAATGGAGATTAATGTTGTTGGATGTGAACTCAATATGAGTATTGCAGAAAATGCTAAGAAAAACTTAAAATTCTATGGTTATGAAGATGTAATAACTAATGGGGATATGAATGAAATAGAAGAGAGGTACGATGTTGCAATTATAGATTTGCCATATGGTTTATTTACACCAACGACAATAGAGGAGCAAACAGCTCTTATCAGAAGTGCACGTAAAATTAGTGATAGATTAGTCTTAGTTACTTTTGAGGATATGGATAATTATATTATGGATGCAGGATTTAAAATTGTTGATAAATCATATGTCTGTAAAGGAAAATTTAAGAGATATATAAATGTTTGTGAGTAA
- a CDS encoding ABC transporter substrate-binding protein has product MKKKLLSGILISAMAVTLLAGCSGNTAGGGSNGDTIKIGAIGPLSGAASTYGVSVKEGAQLLEKEVNDAGGINGKKIKFVFEDDQADPNSSMQAFNKLVDDEKVCAILGPVTSGATLAVAPNATSKQIPMITPTATEPTITKVGGDYMFRGCFVDSFQGDVLAKYATEKLGKKTAAVLYNSGSDYSKGIADSFKAKFEGAGGQVGEFLTYNDKDTDFKAQLTKIKSLNPDVIVLPDYYNVVGLIAKQARDMGITSQFLGGDGWESEELTKIGGKAVDGALYINHYYSGDSDENVKKFVESYKKEYNKEPDAFAALSYDTSKILVKAIEKASKTDGAAIKDALAGMEMNSVTGNIKFGSDRSAIKSAAIIKVDGDKKVLAGKVNP; this is encoded by the coding sequence ATGAAAAAAAAATTATTATCGGGAATATTAATTTCCGCTATGGCTGTTACTCTTTTAGCTGGTTGTAGTGGAAATACAGCTGGAGGCGGAAGCAATGGAGATACTATAAAAATCGGTGCCATTGGTCCATTATCTGGGGCAGCATCTACTTATGGGGTTTCAGTTAAAGAAGGTGCTCAATTATTAGAAAAAGAAGTTAATGATGCTGGCGGAATTAACGGTAAGAAAATCAAATTTGTTTTTGAAGATGACCAAGCTGATCCAAACTCATCGATGCAAGCTTTCAATAAACTTGTTGATGATGAAAAAGTATGTGCGATTTTAGGACCTGTTACATCAGGTGCAACACTTGCAGTCGCTCCAAATGCAACATCAAAGCAAATTCCTATGATAACTCCAACAGCTACAGAACCAACAATAACTAAAGTTGGTGGAGATTATATGTTTAGAGGTTGTTTTGTAGACTCTTTCCAAGGTGATGTTCTTGCTAAATATGCAACTGAAAAATTAGGAAAGAAAACTGCTGCAGTTTTATATAATTCTGGTTCAGATTACTCAAAAGGAATAGCTGACAGCTTTAAAGCAAAATTTGAAGGTGCTGGTGGACAAGTTGGTGAATTCTTAACTTACAATGATAAAGATACTGACTTTAAAGCTCAATTAACTAAAATTAAAAGCTTAAATCCAGATGTAATAGTATTACCTGATTACTACAATGTTGTTGGTCTTATTGCTAAACAAGCTAGAGATATGGGAATAACTTCTCAATTCCTAGGCGGAGATGGATGGGAATCAGAAGAATTAACTAAAATCGGTGGAAAAGCTGTAGATGGTGCATTATATATCAATCACTACTACTCTGGAGACTCAGATGAAAATGTAAAGAAATTCGTTGAATCATACAAGAAAGAATATAACAAAGAACCAGATGCTTTCGCTGCTCTTTCATATGACACTTCTAAAATATTAGTAAAAGCAATCGAAAAAGCTAGCAAAACAGATGGTGCCGCTATTAAAGATGCTTTAGCTGGAATGGAAATGAACAGTGTTACTGGTAACATCAAATTTGGTAGTGACAGAAGTGCTATAAAGAGTGCTGCAATTATTAAAGTTGATGGAGATAAGAAAGTTTTGGCTGGTAAAGTTAATCCTTAA
- a CDS encoding branched-chain amino acid ABC transporter permease, with amino-acid sequence MEFIQQIINGLALGSVYALLALGYTMVYGIIQLINFAHGEIYMIGAFSGFYCASTLKLPLIPTLLVAMAVSALAGIIIEKVAYKPLRNSPRIALLITAIGVSLFLQNAMRLLVGSNPKPFPDLINAGSINIGAIQIDMKTILMFGVSALLVVLLQFIVYKTKVGKAMRASSQDMEAASLMGINVDNTISLTFAIGSALAGIAGVLVAISYPSITPYMGAMPGLKAFVAAVLGGIGSIPGALVGGLAIGLLETFSKAYISTNFSDAIVFAILIIILLIKPSGLLGKKTNVKV; translated from the coding sequence ATGGAATTTATACAACAAATCATTAATGGTTTAGCTTTAGGTAGCGTATATGCCCTCCTAGCATTAGGATATACAATGGTATATGGAATCATACAGTTAATAAACTTTGCTCATGGTGAAATTTATATGATAGGAGCCTTTTCAGGCTTCTATTGTGCTTCAACATTAAAATTGCCATTAATCCCAACATTATTAGTTGCTATGGCAGTTTCAGCATTAGCAGGAATAATAATAGAGAAGGTTGCTTATAAACCACTTAGAAATTCTCCAAGAATTGCATTACTTATTACAGCAATTGGTGTTTCTTTATTCTTACAAAATGCTATGAGATTATTAGTTGGATCTAATCCAAAACCATTCCCTGATTTAATTAATGCTGGGAGTATTAATATAGGTGCTATTCAAATTGATATGAAGACAATATTAATGTTTGGAGTTTCTGCACTTCTTGTTGTTTTACTACAATTTATTGTTTACAAAACTAAAGTTGGGAAAGCTATGAGAGCCTCTTCTCAAGATATGGAAGCTGCTTCTCTTATGGGTATAAATGTTGATAACACTATTTCACTTACCTTCGCTATTGGCTCTGCCTTAGCTGGTATAGCTGGAGTTTTAGTTGCAATATCTTACCCTAGCATTACTCCTTATATGGGAGCTATGCCTGGACTTAAAGCTTTCGTTGCTGCAGTACTTGGTGGAATTGGAAGTATACCAGGAGCCCTTGTTGGTGGACTTGCTATAGGCTTACTTGAAACTTTTTCTAAAGCTTATATCTCAACCAACTTCTCTGATGCAATAGTTTTTGCAATTTTAATTATAATACTTTTAATTAAGCCTTCTGGTCTATTGGGTAAAAAGACCAATGTGAAAGTGTAG
- a CDS encoding branched-chain amino acid ABC transporter permease, with product MKNLFNKKNICIAAGVLITYGVLFGLISAGAINSYYKGIITFALINVVLAVSLNLIVGFTGQLCLGHAGFMSIGAYVSAMVTQKAHMPFVVSIIIGAVIACILAALVGYPTLKLTGDYFAITTLAFCQIIQIVIMNIDTVGGARGLTGIPTKTTFTVAFVFMVASIVIIKNIINSSQGRAMLSIRENEIAAESMGINALKYKMMAFIIAAFFAGLAGGLYAHYSGYIKPDLFDFNKSIDYLTFVVFGGMGSLSGSIISAIMLTFLPELLRSMGDFRMVIYPLALILLMIFRPEGLLGDKEISLKIFGKIIPSKKSKDREEA from the coding sequence ATGAAGAATTTGTTTAATAAAAAGAATATATGTATTGCTGCCGGAGTTTTAATAACTTATGGAGTATTGTTTGGTTTAATAAGTGCTGGTGCTATTAACTCATATTACAAAGGAATTATTACTTTTGCTTTAATTAATGTTGTCTTAGCAGTATCACTAAATTTAATTGTTGGATTTACAGGACAATTATGTTTAGGACATGCTGGTTTTATGTCAATAGGCGCATATGTATCTGCTATGGTTACACAAAAAGCACACATGCCCTTTGTTGTTTCAATTATTATTGGTGCAGTAATTGCATGTATATTAGCAGCATTAGTTGGATATCCTACACTAAAGCTTACAGGTGACTATTTTGCAATAACTACATTAGCCTTTTGTCAAATTATCCAAATAGTAATTATGAATATTGATACAGTTGGTGGGGCGCGTGGACTTACTGGTATACCAACAAAAACTACTTTTACAGTTGCTTTTGTCTTTATGGTGGCCAGCATAGTTATAATAAAGAATATAATTAATTCATCGCAAGGGAGAGCAATGCTTTCAATTCGTGAAAATGAAATAGCTGCTGAATCTATGGGAATCAACGCATTAAAATATAAAATGATGGCATTTATTATAGCTGCATTTTTTGCTGGACTTGCTGGAGGACTATATGCTCATTATTCAGGTTATATAAAACCAGATCTTTTCGACTTTAACAAATCAATTGATTATTTAACTTTCGTTGTATTTGGTGGTATGGGATCTTTATCTGGTTCAATTATTTCAGCTATAATGTTAACTTTCTTACCAGAACTTTTAAGAAGCATGGGTGATTTCAGAATGGTTATTTATCCATTAGCTTTAATACTTCTTATGATATTCAGACCTGAAGGATTGCTTGGAGATAAGGAAATTTCTCTTAAAATCTTCGGCAAAATAATACCAAGTAAAAAGTCAAAGGACAGAGAGGAGGCATAA
- a CDS encoding ABC transporter ATP-binding protein, which produces MLEVQNLSIVFGGLKAVSDFNLTINEKEIVGLIGPNGAGKTTVFNMLTGVYTPTEGTISYLGEKIQGLKPYNITQKKIARTFQNIRLFSHLSVLDNVKVSFNYRINYSLFDSIFRTPKFRKTEAEIIDKSIELLKVFSLDGKKDELASNLPYGEQRKLEIVRALAAEPSLLLLDEPAAGMNPQETVELTELIDWIKEKFNISILLIEHDMKLVMGICDKIAVLDYGKKIAEGTPEEIKNNPKVIEAYLGEGA; this is translated from the coding sequence ATGTTAGAAGTTCAAAATTTATCAATTGTATTCGGTGGATTAAAGGCAGTTTCAGATTTTAATCTTACTATAAATGAAAAAGAAATTGTTGGACTTATTGGACCTAATGGTGCTGGTAAAACTACTGTATTTAACATGTTAACTGGCGTTTATACTCCAACTGAGGGTACTATATCCTATCTTGGGGAAAAGATTCAAGGTCTTAAACCATACAATATCACTCAAAAGAAAATAGCTAGAACCTTTCAAAATATACGTCTATTTTCTCATCTTTCTGTTCTTGATAATGTAAAAGTAAGTTTTAACTATAGAATAAATTATTCTCTATTTGATTCTATCTTTAGAACTCCTAAATTTAGAAAAACTGAAGCTGAAATTATAGATAAGAGCATTGAATTATTAAAAGTCTTTTCTCTTGATGGAAAAAAAGATGAATTAGCTAGCAATCTTCCTTATGGAGAACAAAGAAAACTTGAAATTGTAAGAGCCTTAGCAGCTGAGCCATCTCTTTTATTATTAGATGAACCTGCTGCTGGTATGAATCCTCAAGAAACAGTAGAGCTTACTGAACTTATAGACTGGATTAAAGAAAAATTTAATATTTCAATTCTTTTAATTGAACATGATATGAAACTAGTTATGGGAATTTGTGATAAAATTGCTGTTCTTGATTACGGAAAGAAAATAGCTGAAGGTACCCCTGAGGAAATTAAAAACAACCCTAAGGTAATTGAAGCTTATCTTGGAGAGGGGGCTTAA
- a CDS encoding ABC transporter ATP-binding protein, protein MLKVENINLYYGVIHALRDISLEVKQGEIVTLIGANGAGKTSTLRAISGLQPIKSGKVTFKNSELSRTPANKIVSLGLSHVPEGRRVFPQLTVLENLELGAYLRKDKAGIKQDLEMVFAKFPRLKERIKQQAGTLSGGEQQMLAIGRALMNRPEMLILDEPSMGLAPLVVKDIFDTIVEINKSGTTILLVEQNANMALAIADRAYVLETGRIVKSGDAQVLLNDESIKSAYLGE, encoded by the coding sequence ATGCTTAAAGTAGAAAATATTAATCTATATTATGGTGTAATTCATGCCCTAAGGGATATTTCCCTTGAAGTAAAGCAAGGTGAAATAGTAACATTAATAGGTGCCAATGGTGCTGGCAAGACTTCTACCCTTAGAGCTATATCAGGACTTCAACCTATAAAGTCAGGTAAGGTTACTTTTAAAAATTCAGAATTAAGTAGAACTCCAGCTAATAAAATAGTTTCTCTTGGCCTTTCACATGTACCTGAAGGAAGAAGAGTTTTCCCTCAGTTAACGGTTTTAGAAAATCTAGAGTTGGGTGCTTATTTAAGAAAAGATAAAGCTGGAATAAAGCAAGACTTGGAGATGGTCTTTGCTAAATTTCCAAGATTAAAAGAAAGAATAAAACAACAAGCAGGTACACTTTCTGGTGGTGAACAGCAAATGCTTGCAATAGGAAGAGCTCTTATGAATAGACCGGAAATGTTAATCTTAGATGAACCTTCAATGGGACTTGCGCCTCTTGTGGTTAAAGATATCTTTGATACAATTGTTGAAATCAATAAATCAGGGACTACTATACTTTTGGTTGAGCAAAATGCAAATATGGCATTAGCTATTGCAGATAGAGCTTATGTTCTTGAAACAGGAAGAATAGTTAAGTCTGGAGATGCACAAGTACTTCTTAATGATGAAAGTATTAAGAGTGCTTATCTTGGAGAATAA
- a CDS encoding sodium-translocating pyrophosphatase translates to MVPYFILIYSVIIISLMVIVYLVKYTFAQDKGTTEMQEISTYIKEGAMAFIKRQYKTIFMLSILALFLIILSNYFGNTSKDSSTAISISFHTGIAFITGAFCSALSGYIGMYMAVNSNIRAAAGAKKGLNNALQIALKGGAVTGLAVTALSLLGVATLFLLYGGGSGNDTLIKESPSLLVGFGFGASFVALFAQLGGGIYTKAADVGADLVGKVEAGIPEDDPRNPAVIADLVGDNVGDCAGRGADLFESTAAENVGAMVLGVALYPIFGWKGILFPLVARALGIVASIVGIFTVKVKDNNDDPMKALKSGFVVTSIINLIILYFVVNNMLTGALPNGGSVNSIYLYGCAVAGILLSYVFVIITDYYTSITRKPVKEIANASETGAGTNIITGLSVGMESTALPVVCISICIFAAYKLSELALPNIANAGLYGTAIATMGMLSTCTYILAMDTFGPITDNAGGITEMSGAPEEIRNVTDRLDACGNTTKALTKGYAVGSAALATFLLFSAYLDEVKRILGKPLDSWFSVDIGKPEVFIGGFIGAMIVFLFSSTAISAVGRAAKYVILEVRQQFKEIPGIMEGTAKPDYARCVDIVTKGALKEMILPGIIVICAPVVVGMLLGKESAAGFLMITTITGVIMALFLNNGGGAWDNAKKLIELGEHGGKNSEAHKASVVGDTVGDPFKDTAGPSLHVLIKLVSTLTLVFVALFS, encoded by the coding sequence ATGGTACCATATTTTATACTCATTTATAGTGTTATTATTATCTCACTTATGGTAATCGTCTACTTGGTAAAGTACACATTTGCACAAGATAAAGGCACAACTGAAATGCAGGAAATATCAACCTACATTAAAGAAGGTGCAATGGCGTTCATTAAAAGACAGTATAAAACTATATTCATGTTATCAATTCTAGCTTTATTTTTAATAATATTATCTAATTACTTTGGTAATACAAGTAAAGACTCTAGCACAGCTATATCTATTTCATTTCATACTGGAATAGCATTTATAACAGGTGCATTCTGTTCTGCCTTATCAGGATATATTGGTATGTATATGGCAGTTAATTCAAACATAAGAGCTGCTGCTGGTGCAAAAAAAGGTTTAAACAATGCTCTTCAAATAGCTTTAAAAGGAGGCGCAGTTACTGGACTAGCTGTTACAGCACTATCTCTTTTAGGTGTTGCAACTTTATTTCTCTTATATGGAGGAGGTTCAGGTAACGATACTCTTATAAAAGAATCTCCATCTCTTTTAGTTGGATTTGGTTTTGGTGCTTCCTTTGTTGCACTATTTGCACAACTTGGTGGAGGTATATATACAAAAGCTGCTGATGTTGGCGCTGACCTTGTTGGAAAAGTTGAGGCTGGTATTCCTGAGGATGATCCAAGAAATCCTGCAGTTATCGCTGACCTTGTTGGTGATAATGTTGGTGACTGTGCAGGAAGAGGTGCTGACCTTTTTGAATCAACAGCAGCTGAAAATGTCGGTGCTATGGTTCTTGGTGTTGCACTATATCCTATCTTTGGGTGGAAAGGCATACTATTCCCTCTTGTAGCACGTGCTCTAGGTATTGTAGCTTCTATAGTAGGTATTTTTACAGTAAAGGTTAAAGATAATAACGACGATCCAATGAAAGCTTTAAAGAGTGGCTTTGTTGTAACTTCTATAATAAATTTAATTATTTTATATTTTGTAGTTAATAACATGCTAACAGGTGCACTTCCAAATGGCGGCAGTGTTAATTCAATTTATTTATATGGCTGTGCAGTTGCTGGTATACTACTTAGCTATGTATTTGTAATTATAACTGATTACTACACTTCAATAACTCGCAAACCAGTAAAAGAAATAGCTAATGCATCTGAAACTGGAGCTGGTACAAATATAATAACTGGATTATCAGTTGGTATGGAATCAACTGCATTACCTGTTGTATGTATTTCAATTTGTATATTTGCAGCTTATAAGTTAAGTGAATTAGCCTTACCTAATATTGCAAATGCAGGTTTATATGGTACAGCAATAGCAACTATGGGAATGCTATCAACCTGTACTTATATTCTTGCTATGGATACCTTTGGACCTATAACTGACAATGCAGGTGGAATCACTGAAATGTCTGGAGCTCCTGAAGAAATCAGAAATGTTACAGATAGATTAGATGCTTGTGGAAACACTACTAAAGCATTAACAAAAGGTTATGCAGTAGGATCAGCTGCTTTGGCAACCTTCTTACTATTCTCAGCATACCTAGATGAAGTTAAACGAATTTTAGGAAAGCCTTTAGACTCATGGTTTTCAGTTGATATAGGAAAACCAGAAGTATTTATTGGAGGCTTTATAGGAGCCATGATAGTATTTCTATTTAGCTCAACAGCAATTAGTGCTGTTGGAAGAGCTGCTAAATATGTAATCCTTGAAGTTAGGCAACAATTTAAAGAAATTCCAGGCATAATGGAAGGCACAGCAAAACCTGATTATGCTCGGTGCGTAGACATTGTTACTAAAGGAGCCTTAAAGGAAATGATTCTTCCTGGAATAATAGTAATATGTGCTCCAGTTGTTGTTGGAATGCTCTTAGGAAAAGAATCAGCTGCTGGCTTTTTAATGATAACTACAATAACAGGTGTAATTATGGCTCTATTCCTAAACAATGGCGGTGGTGCATGGGACAATGCAAAAAAGCTTATAGAATTGGGTGAACACGGTGGAAAGAATTCTGAAGCCCACAAAGCTAGTGTTGTTGGAGATACAGTTGGAGACCCATTTAAGGATACTGCTGGTCCATCCCTTCATGTATTAATAAAACTTGTAAGTACTTTGACCTTGGTATTTGTAGCATTATTTAGCTAA
- a CDS encoding DUF4474 domain-containing protein has product MFEPLITMLTGIRIMKNINKEKLENADGDNIFEKGIAIAGYAYDAEQDIFYCNMNPWQRNMGYSRLYDETMAPFGMIVDCEPIYFEYDNKIWLIELWKGQYDLNTGCEVGIYTAAKPALNIPAAYKYMFYNCANDEERLPMSFTLKKNGELLFSRDEEHWWLAGFKLGEYSEPSELEMSIKIFFKDNTMCNSFIQGLLNAGYSQEEISRNENSVEIIFDKPHTPQPITRIEKADKLIQKKNKLLCDRYNDITKMYDNIEDKMHFIKEEAPYIYEEIIGKAAIVRDLKNMKDSGIL; this is encoded by the coding sequence ATGTTTGAACCTTTGATAACAATGCTTACTGGAATCCGAATAATGAAGAATATAAATAAAGAGAAGTTAGAAAATGCAGATGGAGATAATATTTTTGAAAAGGGAATAGCTATTGCAGGTTATGCTTATGATGCTGAACAAGATATTTTTTATTGCAATATGAACCCTTGGCAGAGAAATATGGGATATAGTCGTTTATATGATGAAACAATGGCTCCATTTGGTATGATTGTAGATTGTGAACCAATTTATTTTGAATATGATAATAAAATATGGCTAATTGAACTATGGAAAGGGCAATATGATTTAAATACTGGATGCGAAGTTGGAATATATACGGCTGCTAAACCTGCTTTAAATATCCCAGCTGCGTATAAATATATGTTTTATAATTGTGCAAATGATGAGGAACGATTACCTATGTCTTTTACTTTAAAAAAGAATGGTGAACTTCTATTTTCAAGGGATGAGGAACATTGGTGGTTGGCTGGATTTAAGCTTGGAGAATATTCAGAGCCTTCAGAATTAGAAATGAGTATTAAGATTTTTTTTAAAGACAACACTATGTGCAATTCATTTATACAAGGATTATTAAATGCAGGATATTCACAGGAGGAAATAAGCAGAAATGAAAATTCAGTAGAAATAATCTTTGATAAACCTCATACGCCACAGCCAATAACAAGAATAGAAAAAGCTGATAAATTGATACAGAAGAAAAATAAGTTATTGTGTGATAGGTATAATGATATTACAAAAATGTATGATAATATTGAAGATAAAATGCATTTTATAAAAGAGGAAGCACCGTATATTTATGAAGAAATAATAGGGAAGGCAGCCATAGTAAGGGATTTGAAAAATATGAAGGATTCTGGAATTTTGTAA